In the Brassica napus cultivar Da-Ae chromosome A7, Da-Ae, whole genome shotgun sequence genome, one interval contains:
- the BNAA07G00130D gene encoding uncharacterized protein BNAA07G00130D, with translation MKQQHYLVVVFFVLFSFLLFVNLSEGRSGGVAEEYWKKMMKDEPLPEPIKDLLNNPFRTGQERFVKDFNTKSIVIIYHNPNV, from the exons ATGAAACAACAACATTACTTGGTCGTCGTCTTCTTTGTCCTTTTCAGCTTTCTCCTG TTTGTGAATCTGAGTGAAGGAAGATCAGGAGGAGTTGCAGAAGAATattggaagaagatgatgaaggatGAGCCATTACCTGAACCAATCAAAGATCTTCTCAACAATCCATTTAGGACAGGACAAGAGAGGTTCGTCAAAGATTTTAACACCAAGTCTATCGTCATCATCTACCACAATCCTAATgtataa